Part of the Henckelia pumila isolate YLH828 chromosome 2, ASM3356847v2, whole genome shotgun sequence genome is shown below.
caaaaaGAGTTTCGGAATTGCTAAATtattaactattattaaatatatacatcAATTTCATTGCAATGTAATTATTTTTccttgagattttatatatttaataattatttaaattaaattttttagtttaattatagaagtgtattattttttttacgaTAAAACTCGTATTTAATTGAGAGTGAATAAGATCATCAAATACAAGACCAAACCGAAAATTTTACCGTTGAGTgggtaaagaaaaaggaaaaaaataaataaataaattgtttgCAACCGCATTCGCCAATCTACTAACCGAGGTCTCACTCTCACTCACCAAAAATTTCCAGTTTCACACACGCACTGTGAGTCTCACTCACCAAACATCCTTAAATTCTGCACCCGTAACAAATCTTCGCCCAAAACGAAATATACCTCATTTTTGTTTCACTTTTGATTTTGCCCCTTTTATCGATCAATTTCAGTAGAGAAGCAAACCAAGTTATGATGAAATCAAACATTTACGCAGTTGCTTCTGTAACAGCCATCTCCACTTCTTCCTGCAAAATTCACTTTCCTCGTGAGGTACttgcttttattattattattattattattattattattgtattttaaattttcaggatgagcttatttattttgaaataaaaattggATTCTGTCCGGTACGTTGGAGGAATAAATTGGTTTTCGAAGTGTTTTTTGTGTGTTTATTCTCTGATGGGTTTCGTCGATCTTAGTTAATTTCTTGTTAATTGCCAAGTAGTTACGAGCTATGATGAGGTTTGGATTTAAACGGGCTTCATAACTTATGTTGATCCTTAGGATCGTTTCGGAAAAATATCGAAAGTAACTATAATTCAGAAACGCTGGGTGAACGCCCAGGTTTGAAATTTTATCTGATATATTGGGTTAATCTTCGGTAGAAAACAAATTGTTATGTAATGATATTGACAAattgttatatatattatatagctGATTTTCTCTAAAAAGTTGCCATTTTCCGTGCTCTTATGTCTAGTTTTTTCCTCTGCAGCTGCAAACCAAGCTCTCCTTTCATTCTTCTCTGAGGCTTTCCCCTCCCCCACTTTCATCCATATTTATGAAACCCTTAAAACCCGAGCAGCCAAATGCTCGCACCAACCAGATTAAATGCCTTTTCACAGGAATAGTTGAAGAAATTGGAAAAGTTGAGCAACTGGGATTTGACCAAAACAACAGCTTTACAATGAAGATCCTGGCAAAAACCATTCTTGAGGATGTTCACTTGGGAGACAGCATCTCAGTCAATGGCACTTGCTTGACTGTTACAGAATTCAACACTGTGTCGTCTGAATTCTCCGTCGGATTGTCCCCGGAAACGTTAAGGAAAACTTCTTTGGGTGAATTGGAAAGCGGGTCTTTGGTAAATCTTGAGAGGGCTCTGAGTCCTAGTACTAGAATGGGGGGTCATTTTGTGCAGGGACACGTAGATGGTACTGGGGAAATCGTGGAAAAGGTAGCAGAAGGGGACTCTTTGTGGGTGAAAGTGAAGGTTACGAATGAGTTGTTGAAGTACATTGTGCCTAAGGGGTTCATTGCTGTTGATGGGACTAGCTTGACTGTGGTTGATGTGTTTGATGGCGAAGGTTGTTTCAATTTCATGCTTGTGGCATATACTCAACAGAAAGTTGTGATCCCTTTGAAAGAAGTTGGTCAGAAAGTGAATTTGGAGGTGGATATATTGGGGAAATATGTGGAGAGGTTGCTCAGTAGTGGGTTTGTTGATTCTATTAAATCTTCATAAA
Proteins encoded:
- the LOC140884037 gene encoding riboflavin synthase-like; the protein is MMKSNIYAVASVTAISTSSCKIHFPRELQTKLSFHSSLRLSPPPLSSIFMKPLKPEQPNARTNQIKCLFTGIVEEIGKVEQLGFDQNNSFTMKILAKTILEDVHLGDSISVNGTCLTVTEFNTVSSEFSVGLSPETLRKTSLGELESGSLVNLERALSPSTRMGGHFVQGHVDGTGEIVEKVAEGDSLWVKVKVTNELLKYIVPKGFIAVDGTSLTVVDVFDGEGCFNFMLVAYTQQKVVIPLKEVGQKVNLEVDILGKYVERLLSSGFVDSIKSS